A portion of the Stella humosa genome contains these proteins:
- the mdoH gene encoding glucans biosynthesis glucosyltransferase MdoH, giving the protein MAAGAVSAAAITGRRRVYALVCAASTLAMVALMAAALMPGGFVASDLAILLLFAFTVPWSVIGFWNAVIFLVLRMATPDAVAAVAPFARLARPDAPIAGRTAILICVRNEDPARAFAAVGRLMEGLAGAGWGERFHAFVLSDTDRPDIAAAEEAEARHLAARCPSTYRRRTSNEGFKAGNIRDFCLRWGGDYQFMVTLDADSIMAPDAVLRLVRIMEAEPTFGIVQTLVAGMPSTSLFARLFQLGMRLGMRSYTLGSSAWQADCGPYWGHNAIIRVEPFTRHCHIPRLSGSPPFGGDVLSHDQIEAALMRRAGFEVRVLPEEGGSWEANPPTLVEFVRRDLRWCLGNMQYVRLVGMRGLLPGSRFHLLLAMLMFFGAPAWAALFALIVWRSAAGAGQGPIFDPTLGPVVLATMIFLVFSPKIATAIDVLARPAERRSFGGALRFTLGLAAELLFSLLLFPITTLAHTVFMLGLPLRRRSTWTGQVRDDHAVPWLLALRALWFQTLMGVVATVVLLASSWEALTYGQFGAAGMLLAVPFAVATSLPWLGRAATRFGLGRLPEETTPPPALAAAGLPALTLAAERRE; this is encoded by the coding sequence GCGGGTCTATGCGCTGGTCTGCGCCGCCAGCACGCTGGCCATGGTGGCGCTGATGGCGGCGGCCCTCATGCCGGGCGGCTTCGTCGCGTCCGACCTGGCGATCCTGCTGCTCTTCGCCTTCACCGTGCCCTGGTCGGTCATCGGTTTCTGGAATGCCGTCATCTTCCTGGTGTTGCGCATGGCGACGCCGGACGCGGTCGCGGCCGTGGCCCCCTTCGCCCGGCTGGCGCGGCCCGACGCGCCGATCGCCGGCCGCACCGCCATCCTCATCTGCGTGCGCAACGAGGACCCGGCGCGGGCCTTTGCCGCCGTCGGCCGGCTGATGGAGGGGCTGGCCGGGGCCGGCTGGGGCGAGCGCTTCCATGCCTTCGTGCTGAGCGACACCGACCGGCCGGACATCGCCGCGGCCGAGGAGGCGGAGGCCCGGCACCTGGCCGCGCGATGCCCGTCCACCTATCGCCGCCGCACGTCCAACGAGGGCTTCAAGGCCGGCAACATCCGCGACTTCTGCCTGCGCTGGGGCGGCGACTACCAGTTCATGGTGACGCTCGACGCCGACAGCATCATGGCGCCCGATGCCGTGCTGCGGCTGGTGCGGATCATGGAGGCCGAGCCGACGTTCGGCATCGTCCAGACGCTGGTGGCCGGCATGCCCAGCACCAGCCTGTTCGCCCGCCTGTTCCAGCTCGGCATGCGGCTCGGCATGCGCTCCTACACGCTGGGCTCGTCGGCCTGGCAGGCCGATTGCGGACCCTATTGGGGGCACAATGCGATCATCCGGGTCGAGCCGTTCACCCGTCACTGCCACATCCCGCGCCTCTCCGGCAGCCCGCCCTTCGGCGGCGACGTGCTGAGCCATGACCAGATCGAGGCTGCCCTGATGCGGCGGGCCGGCTTCGAGGTCCGCGTCCTGCCGGAAGAAGGCGGTAGCTGGGAGGCCAACCCGCCGACGCTGGTGGAGTTCGTGCGCCGCGACCTGCGTTGGTGCCTGGGCAACATGCAGTATGTCCGGCTGGTCGGCATGCGGGGGCTGCTGCCCGGCAGCCGCTTCCACCTGCTGCTGGCCATGCTGATGTTCTTCGGCGCGCCGGCCTGGGCGGCCCTGTTCGCGCTCATCGTCTGGCGCAGCGCCGCCGGGGCCGGGCAGGGGCCGATCTTCGATCCGACCCTGGGGCCGGTCGTCCTGGCGACGATGATCTTCCTGGTCTTCTCGCCCAAGATCGCGACCGCCATCGACGTGCTGGCCCGACCGGCGGAGCGCCGCAGCTTCGGCGGCGCCCTGCGCTTCACACTCGGCCTGGCGGCGGAACTGCTGTTCTCGCTGCTGCTCTTTCCCATCACCACCCTGGCCCACACCGTATTCATGCTGGGCCTGCCGCTGCGCCGACGCAGCACCTGGACGGGCCAGGTGCGCGACGACCATGCCGTGCCCTGGCTCTTGGCCCTGCGCGCCCTGTGGTTCCAGACATTGATGGGGGTCGTGGCGACCGTGGTCCTGCTGGCGTCGTCGTGGGAGGCCCTGACCTACGGCCAGTTCGGGGCCGCCGGCATGTTGCTGGCCGTGCCTTTCGCGGTGGCGACCTCGCTGCCCTGGCTCGGCCGTGCCGCCACCCGCTTCGGCCTCGGCCGCCTGCCGGAGGAGACGACGCCGCCGCCGGCCCTGGCGGCGGCCGGCCTGCCGGCGCTGACCCTGGCTGCGGAGCGCCGGGAATGA